A region of Lentimicrobiaceae bacterium DNA encodes the following proteins:
- a CDS encoding uroporphyrinogen decarboxylase family protein encodes MTPFERYIRMLEGKPVDFVPHIPILMQFAAEFVGSDYACFASDFNTLVKSNEVCAKYFGIDQLSCISDPYRETHGFGSEVKYVNDGPPRSTHPLIDNNDMSLLLEPDPLKSERMLDRVNAIKLYKEKFGDEYSVIGWIEGPAAGAATLRDVSNFLVDLVIDEPFACKIMDKCLEVGIAFAKAQVDAGADTIGIGDAIASQVPPDVYENLILPREKKLIQAIKDMGVYVKLHIGGNITHLLPGISNLDIDIIDVDHMVNLAVVRIMLPKRVTIAGNIDPVKGVFFGTPESIRGKIIDDYQLVGNPYMVNAGCEIPSGTPNENLKALCEPIRYKS; translated from the coding sequence ATGACACCATTTGAAAGATATATAAGAATGTTGGAAGGCAAACCTGTTGATTTTGTTCCCCATATCCCTATTTTAATGCAGTTTGCAGCAGAATTTGTAGGATCAGACTACGCCTGTTTTGCATCCGACTTTAACACCCTGGTTAAATCGAATGAAGTGTGTGCAAAATATTTTGGGATTGATCAGTTAAGCTGTATATCAGATCCGTACCGTGAAACACATGGATTTGGTTCCGAAGTAAAATATGTAAATGATGGCCCGCCTCGTAGTACTCATCCGCTAATTGATAACAATGATATGAGCCTACTCCTGGAGCCAGATCCTTTAAAATCCGAACGGATGCTCGACAGAGTAAATGCGATAAAGCTGTATAAAGAGAAATTTGGAGATGAATATTCTGTAATTGGATGGATTGAAGGACCAGCAGCAGGTGCTGCAACACTTCGCGACGTGAGCAATTTTCTCGTGGATTTAGTTATCGACGAACCTTTTGCATGCAAAATCATGGATAAATGCCTTGAAGTTGGTATCGCGTTTGCTAAAGCGCAGGTAGATGCGGGAGCTGATACAATCGGTATTGGCGATGCTATAGCAAGCCAGGTTCCACCTGATGTCTATGAGAACCTGATATTGCCCCGTGAGAAGAAATTGATCCAGGCCATAAAGGATATGGGAGTTTATGTGAAACTTCATATCGGTGGAAATATTACACATCTTCTTCCAGGTATTTCCAATCTGGACATTGATATCATTGATGTTGACCATATGGTAAACCTTGCTGTGGTTCGAATAATGCTCCCCAAAAGAGTAACAATTGCCGGAAATATTGACCCGGTAAAAGGAGTTTTTTTCGGAACACCTGAATCCATAAGAGGAAAAATTATTGATGACTATCAATTGGTTGGGAATCCTTATATGGTCAATGCGGGATGTGAAATTCCATCAGGAACGCCTAATGAGAATCTTAAAGCTTTATGTGAACCAATTAGATATAAATCATAG